A genome region from Methanococcoides burtonii DSM 6242 includes the following:
- a CDS encoding cytidylyltransferase domain-containing protein translates to MTNSGLNSQKYQKLKILALLPMKGNSQRVPNKNMKLFAGNPLYHAILDELLESKYISKIVVNTDSETIKNDVSKNYYDSVIVINRPNELCGDFVSMNELIKYDIDQVDYQYFIQTHSTNPLLKAQTIDEAIIKYIKSLATYDSLFSVTKLQTRLYDENGEAVNHNPDELIRTQDLEPLYEENSNIYIFSKESFKKAGNKRIGSHPQMFEVNKLEAIDIDEPEDFELAELLYKKRRCLL, encoded by the coding sequence ATGACAAACTCTGGATTAAATTCTCAAAAATACCAAAAATTAAAGATATTAGCTTTGCTTCCAATGAAGGGAAATTCACAAAGAGTACCAAATAAAAATATGAAGCTATTTGCAGGTAATCCACTGTACCATGCAATTTTAGATGAACTACTTGAGAGTAAATATATTTCTAAAATCGTTGTCAATACTGATAGCGAAACAATAAAAAACGATGTTTCTAAAAATTATTATGATTCTGTAATTGTTATAAATAGGCCAAACGAATTATGTGGGGACTTTGTGTCTATGAACGAACTGATCAAATACGACATAGATCAAGTTGATTATCAATATTTTATACAAACGCATTCAACCAATCCATTACTTAAAGCACAAACAATTGATGAAGCAATTATAAAATATATAAAGAGTTTGGCCACTTATGATTCCCTATTTTCAGTTACTAAGCTTCAAACACGGTTGTATGATGAAAATGGGGAAGCAGTAAACCATAATCCAGATGAACTTATCAGAACACAGGATCTGGAACCTCTTTATGAAGAAAATTCTAATATATACATATTCTCAAAGGAATCTTTCAAAAAAGCCGGTAACAAACGGATAGGTTCACATCCTCAAATGTTCGAAGTAAACAAATTAGAAGCTATAGATATAGACGAACCTGAAGACTTTGAATTGGCAGAATTATTATACAAAAAAAGAAGATGTTTGCTATGA
- a CDS encoding HpcH/HpaI aldolase family protein: MNLKTKLSDNKLTIGSWITIGHPNVVEIMASAGFEWLVIDIEHTSIDLTTVQSLISTIQASGIKALVRVSKNEEVIIKKVLDSGADGIVVPMIKCRADALKAIDYSKYPPVGKRGVGLYRAQKYGTSFEEYKKWVEEELVIIAQIEHIEAVKNIEEIITTDGIDGVIIGPYDLSGSMGHPGEFYRKDVENAINDVLESCKRHNFPSGFHVIESDPHNLIQRIEQGCTFLAYSLDFFFLGDSAREGMKIIKEGIQK, from the coding sequence ATGAATCTAAAGACAAAGTTAAGTGATAATAAATTAACAATAGGTTCTTGGATAACAATAGGCCACCCAAATGTAGTAGAGATTATGGCAAGTGCAGGATTTGAATGGTTAGTAATCGATATAGAACACACTTCTATTGATCTTACTACTGTCCAAAGTTTGATATCCACAATCCAAGCAAGTGGTATTAAAGCATTAGTAAGGGTCAGCAAGAATGAAGAGGTCATAATCAAAAAAGTGTTGGATTCCGGTGCAGACGGGATTGTAGTTCCCATGATAAAATGTCGTGCCGATGCTTTAAAAGCAATCGATTATTCGAAATATCCTCCAGTAGGCAAACGGGGTGTAGGGCTATATAGGGCTCAGAAATATGGAACCAGCTTTGAAGAATACAAAAAGTGGGTTGAAGAAGAACTTGTCATCATTGCCCAGATAGAACATATTGAAGCAGTGAAAAACATTGAAGAGATCATAACTACAGACGGAATTGATGGAGTTATCATAGGTCCTTATGATCTGTCAGGGTCTATGGGACATCCTGGTGAGTTCTACCGGAAGGACGTTGAAAATGCGATTAATGATGTGTTGGAAAGTTGTAAAAGGCACAATTTTCCATCAGGATTCCATGTTATTGAATCAGATCCACACAATCTAATTCAAAGAATTGAACAAGGATGTACTTTTCTGGCATACAGTTTAGATTTTTTCTTCTTAGGGGATAGTGCACGAGAAGGCATGAAAATAATCAAGGAAGGGATTCAGAAATGA
- a CDS encoding phosphoglycerate dehydrogenase gives MKVFVSTHPFSSTSQTPLELLKSNEIDVILNSHERKITTRELASDIGNSDVLIAGTERITEEVIKNAPNLKLISRVGVGLDGVNFELCNKYGIKVTYTPDAPTMAVAELCVGIILDLSRKISYTDRNVRKGVWDRYMGNLLYGKTVGIFGMGRIGKSLVHLLSSFNVKFLVNDITPDFSFGRLYNIEFVSKNDVLEKSDIISINIPLKKDTYDFITLNEIKKMRSNAILINTARGGIVNESDLYEALKNSMISGAGIDVFEEEPYKGKLTELGNCVLTCHVGASTINSRTEMETQAVEEVIRFKNERPLKNEVFANE, from the coding sequence ATGAAAGTATTTGTATCTACACATCCATTTTCCTCAACATCTCAAACTCCCTTGGAACTTCTAAAATCAAATGAAATCGATGTCATATTAAATTCACACGAAAGAAAAATAACTACACGAGAGCTGGCATCTGATATAGGGAACTCAGATGTATTAATAGCCGGCACTGAAAGAATTACAGAGGAAGTAATAAAAAATGCACCAAATCTTAAATTGATATCTCGTGTTGGAGTTGGTTTGGATGGAGTGAATTTTGAGCTTTGCAATAAATATGGCATAAAGGTTACTTACACTCCTGATGCACCTACTATGGCCGTGGCAGAGTTATGCGTAGGTATCATTCTGGACCTGTCTCGAAAAATATCATACACAGATAGAAATGTAAGAAAAGGTGTATGGGATAGGTATATGGGAAACCTACTTTATGGCAAGACGGTTGGAATTTTTGGAATGGGACGGATTGGAAAAAGCTTGGTTCATTTGTTGTCTTCTTTCAATGTAAAATTCTTGGTCAATGACATTACTCCCGACTTCTCTTTTGGACGTTTGTACAATATTGAGTTTGTATCAAAAAATGACGTTTTGGAAAAAAGTGATATTATTTCCATAAACATACCACTAAAAAAGGATACCTATGATTTTATAACTTTAAATGAAATAAAAAAGATGAGATCTAATGCGATCCTCATTAATACTGCCAGAGGTGGTATTGTAAACGAATCCGATCTTTATGAAGCATTGAAGAACAGCATGATCTCAGGGGCTGGAATCGATGTTTTTGAGGAAGAGCCTTATAAGGGTAAATTGACAGAATTGGGTAATTGTGTTTTGACCTGTCATGTGGGTGCTAGTACAATAAATAGCAGGACAGAGATGGAAACACAGGCAGTAGAGGAAGTAATCCGATTCAAAAATGAACGCCCACTAAAAAATGAGGTGTTTGCAAATGAGTAA
- a CDS encoding NAD-dependent epimerase/dehydratase family protein: protein MSKKVLVFGGCGFLGSYLVERLCMKKYEVTVADLNLSKYINKDIFVECNILDKIKVAELVKNADIVYNFAGMANLDKAVEDPCGTIELNVIGNLNILDACMQSGVERFVYASSAYSMSDKGSFYGISKLTSEKLIEEYNAKYDLKYTIIRYGSVYSERISENNYIYNLLKNAIISGKIKHFGDGEEIREYIHASDVAQLSVEIIESNQFENEHIILTGMERMKRKELFEMINDILGNKLEIELNDNGYEHHYKTTPYSFTPRISKKLIPNPYIDIGQGILETIKSIYEREVGDK from the coding sequence ATGAGTAAAAAAGTACTGGTTTTTGGTGGATGTGGATTCCTAGGTAGTTATTTAGTCGAACGGCTTTGCATGAAAAAGTATGAGGTTACAGTTGCAGACCTAAACCTATCAAAATACATCAATAAAGATATATTTGTTGAATGTAATATTTTGGACAAAATAAAAGTAGCAGAATTGGTTAAAAATGCTGATATAGTGTACAATTTCGCAGGCATGGCCAATTTAGATAAAGCTGTGGAAGACCCTTGTGGGACTATCGAGTTAAATGTGATAGGAAATCTTAATATTCTGGATGCTTGCATGCAATCTGGTGTTGAAAGATTCGTGTACGCAAGCAGTGCATATTCCATGAGCGATAAAGGTTCCTTTTATGGCATCAGCAAATTGACTTCTGAAAAATTGATAGAAGAATATAACGCAAAATACGACTTGAAGTATACTATCATTAGGTATGGTTCTGTTTATAGTGAAAGAATCTCTGAAAACAATTATATATATAACCTACTAAAAAATGCGATTATATCTGGAAAAATTAAACATTTTGGGGATGGAGAAGAAATTAGAGAGTATATTCATGCAAGTGATGTGGCACAACTTTCCGTAGAGATAATCGAATCAAATCAATTTGAGAATGAACATATCATATTAACTGGCATGGAAAGAATGAAACGAAAAGAGCTTTTTGAAATGATAAATGATATTCTTGGAAATAAGCTCGAAATTGAATTAAATGATAACGGCTATGAACATCATTATAAAACTACCCCATATTCATTTACTCCGCGAATAAGTAAAAAACTGATACCAAATCCATATATAGACATTGGACAAGGTATTTTAGAGACTATAAAAAGCATTTATGAGAGAGAAGTTGGGGATAAATGA
- a CDS encoding cyclase family protein produces the protein MEEDTPTYGNISKFWIEKRSSIKNGDIANNSSIHTTAHVGTHLDMPYHFYENGQTVIDFDPNFWIFNYILFFEIETEDIIIKNEILEILEEVENKEKYEMLIVKTGACNIRKEQKYWEENKGFSPEIADYLKKYFPNIRIFGFDSISVSSFVNRIVGREAHARFLDPSAPILLLEDMDLRQINKSTRINKVIVSPLRISQCDGLPCTVFAEVLDEN, from the coding sequence TTGGAAGAAGATACTCCCACTTACGGAAACATATCGAAATTTTGGATTGAAAAAAGATCAAGTATCAAGAATGGTGATATTGCAAACAATAGTTCAATTCACACAACTGCACATGTGGGTACTCATCTAGATATGCCATATCATTTTTATGAAAATGGTCAAACGGTCATAGATTTCGATCCAAATTTCTGGATATTTAATTATATATTATTTTTTGAAATAGAAACAGAAGATATAATCATTAAAAATGAGATTCTGGAAATATTGGAAGAAGTGGAGAATAAAGAAAAATATGAGATGTTGATAGTCAAAACAGGTGCATGTAATATTCGCAAAGAACAAAAATATTGGGAAGAGAATAAGGGGTTTTCCCCAGAGATTGCAGATTATCTCAAAAAGTATTTTCCAAATATAAGGATATTTGGTTTTGATTCAATTTCAGTATCAAGTTTTGTCAACAGAATTGTAGGAAGGGAAGCACATGCACGATTTTTAGACCCATCTGCTCCAATCCTTTTATTAGAAGATATGGATTTGAGACAAATCAACAAAAGTACTAGAATTAATAAAGTTATCGTATCCCCATTAAGAATTTCGCAATGTGATGGCTTGCCATGTACTGTTTTTGCAGAGGTCTTAGATGAAAATTAA